From Spirosoma aerolatum, one genomic window encodes:
- the rpsS gene encoding 30S ribosomal protein S19: protein MARSLKKGPYIDFRLDNKVQAQNESGKKSVIKTWSRRSMISPDFVGHTFAVHNGNKFIPVYVTENMVGHKLGEFSPTRNFRGHTAKKDKGKR, encoded by the coding sequence ATGGCACGTTCACTTAAAAAAGGCCCATATATTGATTTCCGCCTGGACAACAAAGTACAGGCACAGAATGAATCGGGCAAGAAATCGGTCATCAAAACCTGGTCGCGTCGTTCGATGATTTCGCCAGATTTCGTGGGCCACACCTTCGCCGTTCACAACGGTAATAAGTTTATCCCGGTTTACGTAACGGAGAACATGGTAGGTCACAAGCTTGGCGAGTTCTCACCAACCCGCAATTTCCGGGGGCACACCGCAAAGAAAGACAAGGGCAAACGATAA
- the rplV gene encoding 50S ribosomal protein L22, which translates to MEAVARLRDVPTSPRKMRLIADLIRGQRVSRALGLLKYQPQAGAAILQKVLLSAVANWQQKNEDERIEDADLYVKTVFVDGGPMLKRLRPAPQGRGHRIRKRSNHITIVVDSAAQSLLQSAEAETPENEQ; encoded by the coding sequence ATGGAAGCAGTAGCAAGACTTAGAGATGTGCCCACGTCGCCCCGTAAGATGCGGTTAATCGCCGACCTGATTCGTGGTCAGCGCGTTAGCCGGGCGTTGGGTCTATTAAAATATCAGCCACAGGCTGGTGCCGCCATATTGCAGAAAGTGCTTTTGTCGGCCGTTGCCAACTGGCAGCAGAAAAATGAAGATGAGCGGATTGAAGACGCTGATCTGTATGTAAAAACGGTTTTTGTTGATGGCGGTCCTATGCTGAAGCGTCTTCGCCCAGCTCCCCAGGGGCGCGGTCACCGGATTCGGAAGCGCTCGAACCACATCACAATCGTGGTTGACAGTGCGGCTCAATCGTTGTTGCAATCGGCAGAAGCAGAAACCCCTGAAAACGAACAATAA
- the rplW gene encoding 50S ribosomal protein L23, whose product MSVLKRPIVTEKMTGLNKQGKYAFEVDLKANKLEIGKAIEKMYGVNVESVNTIRTFGKRRSKNINGRIVSGKTPTTKKAIVTVAEGEVIDIYADL is encoded by the coding sequence ATGAGCGTACTGAAACGACCAATCGTCACTGAAAAAATGACGGGCCTTAACAAGCAGGGGAAGTATGCTTTTGAGGTTGATCTGAAAGCCAACAAACTCGAGATCGGCAAAGCCATCGAGAAAATGTATGGCGTTAACGTTGAGTCTGTCAACACCATCCGGACTTTCGGAAAGCGTCGCAGCAAAAACATCAACGGACGCATTGTATCGGGTAAAACCCCTACAACGAAAAAAGCAATCGTAACGGTTGCAGAGGGCGAAGTAATTGACATTTACGCTGACCTGTAA
- the rplD gene encoding 50S ribosomal protein L4: MEVIVYNSKGEDTGKKVTLSEEIFGIEPNQHAIYLDVKQYLANQRQGTHKAKERAEVARSTRKLKKQKGTGGARAGSAKSPVFVGGGTVFGPRPRDYSFKLNKKVKSLARQSAYAVKARANSISVIDSISLEAPRTKDYIQFLNDLNVSGRKTLLILPDVNTNVVLSSRNVQKAKVTTAAQVNTYDLMNADQLLISEEALSTIQTLFEK; the protein is encoded by the coding sequence ATGGAAGTAATCGTATATAACAGCAAGGGCGAAGACACAGGCAAAAAGGTCACCCTTTCGGAAGAGATCTTCGGTATTGAACCGAATCAACACGCGATTTACCTCGACGTGAAACAGTACCTGGCCAACCAACGTCAGGGAACCCACAAAGCAAAAGAACGTGCTGAAGTTGCCCGTTCGACTCGCAAGCTGAAGAAACAAAAAGGTACAGGCGGAGCCCGTGCAGGTAGCGCCAAATCGCCCGTTTTCGTGGGTGGTGGTACCGTTTTCGGACCCCGTCCCCGTGACTATAGCTTCAAGCTGAACAAAAAAGTAAAATCGCTGGCTCGTCAGTCGGCTTATGCCGTTAAAGCTCGGGCGAATAGCATTTCGGTTATCGACAGCATCTCGCTGGAAGCTCCCCGCACAAAAGATTACATTCAGTTCCTGAATGATCTGAACGTATCGGGCCGCAAAACGCTGCTGATTCTGCCAGACGTAAATACGAATGTTGTGCTGTCGAGCCGGAATGTTCAGAAGGCAAAAGTAACGACCGCTGCACAGGTAAATACGTACGATCTGATGAATGCCGATCAACTGCTCATCAGTGAAGAAGCGCTGTCAACCATCCAAACCTTGTTTGAGAAATAA
- the rplC gene encoding 50S ribosomal protein L3 produces MSGLIGKKIGMTSVYNADGQALACTVIETGPCVVTQVRSIEKDGYKAVQLGYGEKKEKHSNKPELGHFKKAGTTPKRKLVEFKEFEQDLNLGDTLTVADVFTESDFVDVVGTAKGRGFQGVVKRHGFGGVGGQTHGQHNRGRHPGSIGACSFPSRVFKGLRMAGRMGGNRVTVQNLRVLRILPEQNLIVISGSVPGAKNSYVIIEK; encoded by the coding sequence ATGTCTGGTTTAATTGGCAAGAAAATCGGGATGACCAGTGTGTACAATGCGGACGGGCAGGCTCTGGCATGTACAGTCATTGAAACGGGTCCCTGTGTCGTAACACAAGTTCGTAGCATCGAAAAAGATGGCTACAAAGCTGTGCAGCTTGGTTATGGCGAAAAGAAAGAAAAGCACAGCAACAAGCCGGAGTTGGGCCACTTCAAAAAAGCGGGTACCACGCCTAAGCGCAAACTGGTTGAATTCAAAGAATTCGAGCAGGATCTGAATCTGGGCGATACACTTACGGTAGCCGATGTATTTACTGAATCTGACTTCGTAGATGTAGTTGGAACAGCAAAAGGTCGTGGTTTCCAGGGCGTTGTGAAACGTCACGGATTCGGTGGTGTGGGCGGTCAAACGCACGGTCAGCACAACCGGGGTCGTCACCCAGGTTCGATTGGTGCCTGTTCGTTCCCATCACGCGTGTTTAAAGGTCTTCGTATGGCCGGTCGTATGGGCGGCAACCGCGTAACGGTGCAAAACCTGCGTGTTCTGCGTATTCTGCCTGAGCAAAATCTGATTGTTATCAGCGGTTCAGTTCCCGGAGCTAAAAATTCATACGTTATTATCGAGAAGTAG
- the rplB gene encoding 50S ribosomal protein L2, whose product MGVKKLRPVTPSTRFRVAPDFAEITTSKPEKSLLEPLRKTGGRNNEGHRTMRYIGGGHKRHYRIIDFKRDKVGQPAEVLTVEYDPNRSARISLVQYADGEKRYIIAPQGITVGQKITSGTGSTPDVGNALPLSEMPLGTIVHNIELTPGKGGSMARSAGTYAQLVGREDKYAILRLPSGETRRVLSAGMATVGSVSNPDHMNVVIGKAGRKRWMGIRPRVRGVVMNPIDHPMGGGEGRASGGHPRSRNGQMAKGQKTRNRNKASESMIISRRKK is encoded by the coding sequence ATGGGAGTTAAAAAACTAAGACCCGTAACACCGAGTACACGTTTTCGCGTGGCACCCGATTTTGCGGAAATCACCACCTCCAAGCCGGAAAAAAGCCTGCTGGAGCCCCTCAGAAAAACCGGTGGCCGGAATAACGAAGGTCACCGCACTATGCGCTACATAGGTGGCGGTCATAAGCGGCACTACCGTATTATTGACTTCAAGCGCGACAAAGTCGGCCAACCAGCCGAAGTTTTGACTGTAGAATACGATCCAAACCGTTCGGCCCGCATCTCGCTGGTACAATATGCCGATGGTGAGAAACGCTACATTATCGCCCCTCAGGGAATCACCGTTGGTCAGAAGATCACATCGGGCACCGGTTCTACACCTGATGTAGGCAACGCACTGCCACTGTCTGAAATGCCGCTTGGTACAATTGTACACAATATTGAGCTGACGCCTGGTAAAGGTGGGTCAATGGCCCGCTCGGCAGGTACCTACGCTCAATTGGTAGGTCGTGAAGACAAGTATGCAATCCTTCGTCTGCCATCGGGTGAAACCCGTCGTGTGCTGAGCGCTGGTATGGCAACCGTTGGTTCGGTGTCAAACCCCGACCATATGAACGTTGTGATCGGTAAAGCCGGTCGTAAGCGCTGGATGGGTATCCGTCCTCGTGTTCGTGGTGTTGTAATGAACCCAATCGATCACCCAATGGGTGGTGGTGAAGGCCGGGCTTCTGGTGGCCACCCACGTTCGCGTAACGGTCAGATGGCTAAAGGTCAGAAGACCCGTAACCGCAACAAGGCATCTGAAAGCATGATTATTAGCCGACGCAAAAAGTAA